The following proteins come from a genomic window of Coffea arabica cultivar ET-39 chromosome 11c, Coffea Arabica ET-39 HiFi, whole genome shotgun sequence:
- the LOC113717386 gene encoding uncharacterized protein isoform X3 → MVTLQLLHKPSLHTLFSISSPQHYQQQPSPLPFHPRLYNVPRASASSSQKGPSTGRRQLIAETAAAAAVTASGFLIGGGNKAFAAAEEGLSEWERVYLPIDPGVVLLDIAFVPNDPSHGFLLGTRQTILETKDGGNTWAPRSIPSAEEEDFNYRFNSISFKGNEGWIVGKPAILLYTSDAGENWKRIPLSSQLPGDIHHRGSGTRTIREEERPRFFDSKAKQLCWDNAETVPGRHPQRWRKDAAGNIVLKRFHGCQGCLCFEFDHILPFSKGGQSVVENCQILQTRVNRFKSDKQDLKKNQLKGYSCDISFGDNELDIIEMAVYGDVIRLGKESRCRTINEMPDKNKSMDQIAA, encoded by the exons atggtgACTCTACAGCTACTTCACAAGCCATCTCTGCATACTCTCTTCTCCATTTCCTCACCACAACACTACCAGCAGCAGCCATCTCCTCTACCTTTTCATCCCCGGCTCTATAATGTCCCCAGAGCTTCAGCATCCTCCTCGCAGAAGGGTCCTTCTACTGGTCGCAGGCAGTTGATTGCtgaaacagcagcagcagcagcagtaaCAGCATCTGGTTTTTTGATTGGTGGTGGAAATAAGGCATTTGCAGCAGCTGAAGAAGGCCTTTCGGAATGGGAGAGAGTTTACTTGCCAATCGACCCTGGTGTGGTTCTTTTGGACATTGCTTTCGTCCCTAATGACCCCTCTCACG GTTTCCTACTGGGGACTAGACAAACTATTTTGGAGACAAAAGATGGAGGAAACACATGGGCACCACGTTCCATACCCTCTGCTGAGGAGGAGGATTTCAACTACAGATTTAACTCCATCAGCTTCAAAGGCAACGAAGGTTGGATTGTTGGAAAACCAGCTATCCTGTTGTACACTTCAGATGCTGGAGAAAACTGGAAAAGAATTCCATTGAGTTCTCAACTACCTGGCGATATT CATCATCGAGGTAGTGGAACTCGAACTATCAGAGAAGAGGAAAGGCCAAGGTTCTTTGACTCAAAAGCAAAACAATTGTGCTGGGATAATGCAGAGACCGTCCCAGGACGGCATCCTCAGAGATGGCGCAAAGATGCTGCTGGCAACATAGTTTTGAAGCGCTTCCATGGTTGTCAGGGCTGTCTTTGTTTTGAATTTGACCACATACTGCCCTTTTCAAAAGGCGGTCAATCTGTAGTAGAGAATTGTCAAATCCTTCAAACTCGAGTGAACAGATTCAAATCAGATAAGCAAGATCTTAAAAAAAATCAGCTAAAAGGATACTCTTGTGACATCAGTTTTGGTGACAATGAGCTGGACATAATAGAAATGGCTGTTTATGGTGATGTTATTCGGCTGGGAAAGGAATCTCGTTGCAGAACTATCAATGAAATGCCTGACAAGAACAAATCTATGGACCAAATAGCTGCCTGA
- the LOC113717386 gene encoding photosystem II stability/assembly factor HCF136, chloroplastic isoform X2: MVTLQLLHKPSLHTLFSISSPQHYQQQPSPLPFHPRLYNVPRASASSSQKGPSTGRRQLIAETAAAAAVTASGFLIGGGNKAFAAAEEGLSEWERVYLPIDPGVVLLDIAFVPNDPSHGFLLGTRQTILETKDGGNTWAPRSIPSAEEEDFNYRFNSISFKGNEGWIVGKPAILLYTSDAGENWKRIPLSSQLPGDIVYIKATGEKSAEMVTDEGAIYVTSNGGYNWRAAVQETVSATLNRTVSSGISGASYYTGTFSTVNRSPEGNYVAVSSRGNFYLTWQPGQPYWQPHNRNIARRIQSMGWRADGGLWLLVRGGGLYLSKGTGITEEFDEIPVQSRGFGILDVGYRSQDEAWAAGGSGILLKTTNSGKTWVRDKTADNIAANLYSVKFINDKQGFVLGNDGVLLKYLG, from the exons atggtgACTCTACAGCTACTTCACAAGCCATCTCTGCATACTCTCTTCTCCATTTCCTCACCACAACACTACCAGCAGCAGCCATCTCCTCTACCTTTTCATCCCCGGCTCTATAATGTCCCCAGAGCTTCAGCATCCTCCTCGCAGAAGGGTCCTTCTACTGGTCGCAGGCAGTTGATTGCtgaaacagcagcagcagcagcagtaaCAGCATCTGGTTTTTTGATTGGTGGTGGAAATAAGGCATTTGCAGCAGCTGAAGAAGGCCTTTCGGAATGGGAGAGAGTTTACTTGCCAATCGACCCTGGTGTGGTTCTTTTGGACATTGCTTTCGTCCCTAATGACCCCTCTCACG GTTTCCTACTGGGGACTAGACAAACTATTTTGGAGACAAAAGATGGAGGAAACACATGGGCACCACGTTCCATACCCTCTGCTGAGGAGGAGGATTTCAACTACAGATTTAACTCCATCAGCTTCAAAGGCAACGAAGGTTGGATTGTTGGAAAACCAGCTATCCTGTTGTACACTTCAGATGCTGGAGAAAACTGGAAAAGAATTCCATTGAGTTCTCAACTACCTGGCGATATT GTATACATAAAAGCAACAGGAGAAAAGAGTGCAGAAATGGTAACTGACGAAGGTGCAATCTATGTAACATCAAACGGAGGGTACAATTGGCGTGCTGCTGTACAGGAGACTGTTTCAGCTACTCTTAATAG AACAGTATCCAGTGGTATTAGTGGTGCAAGCTACTATACAGGCACGTTTAGTACGGTGAATCGCTCCCCAGAAGGAAATTATGTTGCTGTTTCAAGCCGTGGCAACTTCTACTTGACTTGGCAACCAGGGCAG CCATATTGGCAGCCACATAACAGGAATATTGCCAGAAGAATACAAAGCATGGGTTGGAGAGCAGATGGTGGACTATGGCTTCTGGTCCGTGGTGGGGGACTTTATCTCAGCAAGGGTACAGGG ATAACTGAGGAGTTTGACGAAATTCCAGTGCAGAGTCGTGGTTTTGGTATTCTTGATGTTGGGTACCGCTCTCAG GATGAAGCCTGGGCTGCTGGTGGTAGTGGGATTCTGTTGAAGACCACCAACAGTGGGAAGACATGGGTTCGAGACAAAACAGCTGACAACATTGCCGCCAATCTGTATTCAGTAAA GTTTATTAATGACAAACAGGGTTTCGTCTTAGGAAATGATGGAGTCTTGCTAAAGTATCTCGGCTAA
- the LOC113717386 gene encoding photosystem II stability/assembly factor HCF136, chloroplastic isoform X1 produces the protein MVTLQLLHKPSLHTLFSISSPQHYQQQPSPLPFHPRLYNVPRASASSSQKGPSTGRRQLIAETAAAAAVTASGFLIGGGNKAFAAAEEGLSEWERVYLPIDPGVVLLDIAFVPNDPSHGFLLGTRQTILETKDGGNTWAPRSIPSAEEEDFNYRFNSISFKGNEGWIVGKPAILLYTSDAGENWKRIPLSSQLPGDIVYIKATGEKSAEMVTDEGAIYVTSNGGYNWRAAVQETVSATLNRTVSSGISGASYYTGTFSTVNRSPEGNYVAVSSRGNFYLTWQPGQPYWQPHNRNIARRIQSMGWRADGGLWLLVRGGGLYLSKGTGVSTYEITEEFDEIPVQSRGFGILDVGYRSQDEAWAAGGSGILLKTTNSGKTWVRDKTADNIAANLYSVKFINDKQGFVLGNDGVLLKYLG, from the exons atggtgACTCTACAGCTACTTCACAAGCCATCTCTGCATACTCTCTTCTCCATTTCCTCACCACAACACTACCAGCAGCAGCCATCTCCTCTACCTTTTCATCCCCGGCTCTATAATGTCCCCAGAGCTTCAGCATCCTCCTCGCAGAAGGGTCCTTCTACTGGTCGCAGGCAGTTGATTGCtgaaacagcagcagcagcagcagtaaCAGCATCTGGTTTTTTGATTGGTGGTGGAAATAAGGCATTTGCAGCAGCTGAAGAAGGCCTTTCGGAATGGGAGAGAGTTTACTTGCCAATCGACCCTGGTGTGGTTCTTTTGGACATTGCTTTCGTCCCTAATGACCCCTCTCACG GTTTCCTACTGGGGACTAGACAAACTATTTTGGAGACAAAAGATGGAGGAAACACATGGGCACCACGTTCCATACCCTCTGCTGAGGAGGAGGATTTCAACTACAGATTTAACTCCATCAGCTTCAAAGGCAACGAAGGTTGGATTGTTGGAAAACCAGCTATCCTGTTGTACACTTCAGATGCTGGAGAAAACTGGAAAAGAATTCCATTGAGTTCTCAACTACCTGGCGATATT GTATACATAAAAGCAACAGGAGAAAAGAGTGCAGAAATGGTAACTGACGAAGGTGCAATCTATGTAACATCAAACGGAGGGTACAATTGGCGTGCTGCTGTACAGGAGACTGTTTCAGCTACTCTTAATAG AACAGTATCCAGTGGTATTAGTGGTGCAAGCTACTATACAGGCACGTTTAGTACGGTGAATCGCTCCCCAGAAGGAAATTATGTTGCTGTTTCAAGCCGTGGCAACTTCTACTTGACTTGGCAACCAGGGCAG CCATATTGGCAGCCACATAACAGGAATATTGCCAGAAGAATACAAAGCATGGGTTGGAGAGCAGATGGTGGACTATGGCTTCTGGTCCGTGGTGGGGGACTTTATCTCAGCAAGGGTACAGGGGTAAGCACATATGAG ATAACTGAGGAGTTTGACGAAATTCCAGTGCAGAGTCGTGGTTTTGGTATTCTTGATGTTGGGTACCGCTCTCAG GATGAAGCCTGGGCTGCTGGTGGTAGTGGGATTCTGTTGAAGACCACCAACAGTGGGAAGACATGGGTTCGAGACAAAACAGCTGACAACATTGCCGCCAATCTGTATTCAGTAAA GTTTATTAATGACAAACAGGGTTTCGTCTTAGGAAATGATGGAGTCTTGCTAAAGTATCTCGGCTAA